The DNA region ttgatcaaaaacatacaaaagccattaatggccTTTTGTAGAAATTCGATCAACTTACTCCCTCAACCGAACTTAGTAGCCTAAAAATAAGATCATTGAACAAGACGAAGACAATGATCAGAATCCTAAGCCTCCAATCCAATTTCTACAAAATCTGCCATAGGAATTTTCTTAAGCTTTTGAAAATTGTGGAAATTTTGTATAAGGTTGTAAGGTTCATTTTTGGATATCACAAAACTTTATAAAGAGTTCAGAAGTGTTCTCCAACCCATAATAAACTTCCATTCAcgttataattcaatttaaagatgcaaattgaaaattttatatttcattttgttCAATCCTTAATACTACTTAATGATTAGTTTTCTTGATTTAAATTTGATCATAAGATAATTTTAAAGATTTCTGTTAAAATCAACTTGAACAAATCAAGCTCAATAAAGAATATCTaaatttagttttgaaaattttcaaaatcggaTTTTTATTCTTGAACTATAGCTAAAGAAGAACGACTTAAAAAACTTCTTAATACTTTTATAAAGATGTTAAGAGTAAGTTTGAATCAATTCTAATCGGTTTAAATTAGGTTTACTTAAAAACCGgaaacttaaaaaatttaaaaaattcaattcttGAATTCTTGAATTAGTTCAAATTGATAGCTAATATTCATATTATGGTTCAAACCAATTCTAACCTGTATAAGGATGTTATTGGTAAGTTTCAAATGTCAAATTGAAAACTCAAAATTGAAAATCCAATTTTACCCAAGAACTGTTTTGAAAATCCAATTTTACCCAAGAACTGTTAAAGCTGTTGTTAAAGCTGTTCGACATCTTCTCTGTCGAATGATCCTTCGGGATGACCGCGAACGTGTTATGTATGACAAGATGAAGCTCACCGATGACTTTAGAACAACGAATTAAGGCTTTTGGCGAAATCTCAAAATATGTACTAGTGTTCTTGAGGACGAACGATAAACCATGCGTCCGACGGAGAAATCTTGACCCCGACTAAGAAATCTTGACATTCGACCGAGGTATTCAATAATCAATAAAGAAACCCTGAATCTGACTAAAGAATCCTGCATCATCCGACTAAGGATTCTAACGTTCGACTGAGAACTCTCGTATACAACCAAGAATTCAACTTCCGCGTTAGTTGGGTGCTCAGTCTCGTTGACTCTGGGCCGAAGCCCAAAATCGCGTGTTTGACCCATTTTGTGACCTAGACACTAATAATTTTCTAACCATTAGAAAccctaaactattttaaaaatttactaaaaaatatgaaactttATTAACAAAGGTATggtagaatttatttaaattctaatatcctaaattaatatttttcatgtatttttctttctaatacTCGACATCAATCGTATGtactaacatttaaatattattatataatttaaaaattttaagaaaactCGATAAGtgtttagaattttaaaaaataatttttaaataaaacataataaaattaagttttcaaaagaaatagccaaaattttatgaaatggAAACAGTTCTTTAACGAGTAAAAACTTTTTCTCAACTGTCAAACATCGAACTCCATAAAATATCTAAtgaaatacgtttatacacacgatataaatattttattgattttaaaattaaaatcaattcgCGACCCTattcaaatgaataatattttaatttaattattttaaattattttaaaataaagatttcttttaatcaaattataatttgattattttaaatctaaatattatttaaatttaattatttttaattaattttaaaatataaaaaaatatttaaaaaaaaaaaaaatcagcaCACAAATCGAGACAAATAAAACTTAGCTTATCCCAAAGAAAGGATTTTCGAATATTCTATTTTAACCTTCATTGTTTAGGAAGTCAAATGAGTTCATTTTTGAAGTGATCTCGACACTATTTGAATTTccactttaaaatttttaattttataaatttttttgttcaatttaatatctaaataatcagttatttgattgatttttgtaggtttacttattatttactaattagttttatttatatataacacccaattaaataaaattaaattaattccttattgtttgtattatattattcataCATTATTGTTTATTTGCTTTAGTCAAAGTCAAAGACAAACTGATGtcacataaaataatttagtatcaACTACTATCACTAAATGAACTTTAATTGTCTTTCTGCATTAAATTATTGcctatctttttatttattaaaaactttgacaatatatatatatatatatatatatatatatatatatatatatatatatatatatatatatatatatataaataaatataggtTATTGTCTATTTGAAATGGTACCGGACAGGTTTGTAGAAGACAATTGAGGAATTTTTCCTTAGATTATTTCACTTAACATTTTTTAGGcttattttcattattagttaatttattgacagtaaaaataatctaattatgAAGATCAAATTTCTTCTATCCATCACGTAGAAAGGGGGTGGAGGCTCAAgagatgaatatatatattcattcaaaataatagttTGCTAGATAATGGAAAAAACATAGTACGGAGATAATGTATAActctattttaataataaatataatgaatcaaatacttATTAGAGAACATACAAAATTCATTTGTCCTTCAACTAAGTATTTTGTGACATGCATTCATGTCCAAAAAAGTAAAACATATGGAGACTAGTTAATTAGGGTAAGAAAACaataaagaaacaaattaaCAAATTCCCTTATTGAGTACTCATGTGATTCATTTTTAAggtaacaaattaaaaactctTGGAGACATCCTTGATGAGGACTGGATTCGCAAGAGCAAAAGCTGTAAACTCTTCAAAAGAAATGAAACCATCGCCATCCGTATCGATTTCAGACATCATTCGCTTGACCTCGTCTCCGGCAACAGAGCCAAGTGTCTTTAGTGCATCACCCAATTCCGAAGAAGAGATTTGACCGTCGCCATTTGCATCGAATCGCTTGAAAATCCTCTCTCTTTCGGCCTTATCCTCAGGAGTATCGCCCATTTTGAAACAAATTGTATATTTTTGCGGCCTAATTTGTAATGAGAAATATATAGGTTTTTCAATTCTCTTTTAGTATTGGTAATAAGGGAAGGATggcttatttattatttgggaAAAGTTAATATATGGTTAGCCTTAAGCATAGCTGCCTTAAGCTTAGATTAATCATAAACAGTTTTGACTTCCGACTTTGAATCCCGTACTtaagtattttatttacatttctAAAAATGGCTTTAACTTAAGAGAgatttataattagaaaaaatgacacatatatatatatatatatatattgtaattattaagAGAGCCCAAAGATATATAATACTTCAAGTGAAAAagtctctttttatttatttatttaattattcttacACTGAATTAAtctactaaaatattaattaacgtACGTAAATAGGGAAAGAATCTTACGAATCCTCTTAATCCATAAATCttctatctattttttatacaactaagtacatatttatataacacgTGGTtgtggttaaatattttaaatatataaacaagtaTGGAAATCCGCACCTGTGTTtggacaaaaataaaaatattatttatttaaaaattattattttttaaatgttatattgagatattgatttaaataaaataatattataaaatacattttaattatatatatatatatatatatatattaacaaatttaataatatttgttcttTTAAACTCACACTCACTTTAATTTTAACTCAAAATATAATTCCGTTTAAATCATAGtgtttttaatatgaatatatttgaaCTATTCTGATGAGAAAAATCTATGTAAAGAATGtactaacttaatatatatatatatatatatatatatatatatatatatatatatatatatatatatatatatatatatatatatatatatatatatatatatatatatatatatatatatatatatatatatatatatatagaataatagtaatatatcatattattaactgaaaaaatattaagagaCGAAGAGAAAAAAGAACGAAAAAATTTATTTTCGGTCAATCAAATTAGGCACATCATTCATCTCCCTATatgtcattttatattttatgtttaattttattttaaaatataattatgaaatgattttatattttatgttatattttattttaaaatataattatgaaatgagatccttataatataataaattaaataaataatatattcacaaTTTTATTAGTAACACATCccttaattaatatttcaaatagaGGGTTGAGAGGGAGATAAATTTGGGGGAGGAACATAGAGGAAATAAAGTGTTACCACCTcatttgttgaaaaataaaaaagtgcgAGTTCTCTCactatcatttctctttttctttcttattattatatattaagaatggTTAGTTTCTGGGTCGATGTTGATGTTGATCCAAGTGAAACAATaacttcataaatatttatacaaggAAAGAAGCAATAAAGAACTAATTTACAAGGATGAGTGATTGGTCCAAATTATAATAGCTATTTACCTTTAATGATgataattttaactataataatgttttttccgtcaatattctcatttttatattaatatttcatcaCAGGGCACCAATACTTATGCCATGTGAGGCACCAATACTTACGCCATGTTATGCCATGTGAGTCACCAGTACTTGTGCCATGTGAGGTAAGTCTTACCCAGGGTAGGCACACAGCTGTGGCAGCCTCTGACAATCACTCCCTAGCTGGAAGGGGGCTTGTAGAGCTCATTCTTCTTtcattgttttgattttgtatttttccttgttttaattgatatatGTGTTATGACTTAGTTAATTACTAGAAaacataattcataaatatattaagatgTATCAAGATCAATACAAGAGGTAGTTCATGAACAAACTAGAAAAGTACACCACTGCATACATAACTTGTAATATTAGATAGATAGAAAGTATATATTGTATGATGATATCCAAACAACCAACGGAACCATTCAAGGAATATTCACTTTTGGTAGGCTCGGAATGACGGGCAATGAAGGAATTTCGAGTTTTGGCAATGTAGGCACATTAGGAAGCTCCGGCTTTGGTAGTGTTGGGACCGTTGGGATTGGTAACGAGGGAAGCTCGGGCTTTGGAAATTCTGGCATTGGTAGTGAAGGAAGCTTGGGTTTTGGCAATTCTGGGATTGTTGGGACTGGCAGCGATGGGAGGTGCGGCTTTGGCAGTTCCGGGAAGGTTGTTTCTTGCGAAAGTTGACGAGAATCGCCTTGTTGTATCAAGGCAATAGTGAAGAGCATCAAAAACATAACGAGGGAAGATGATGAGCCCATTGAATTTAGATCTTTGATCTCTTTCAAgttgttatttacttatttgtATGTTTGTTGTAGGAAGGATGGTGCATGTAATGTGTTTATATATAGGCAACAAGTGTGTGTGGGGTGGTAAAATCAAAAggattaacattttttattctttttattattatttataattgatagaTAAATAGATAGCTCAACTACCTTACCTATCTATATTGTGCTTCAACTCACCAagcattaatattatattatattaacttcCATACTTCACAACAGCTCTTACAcaaattattcattaaataataaataaatactgaTTAAAAGATTTTATGTTTGTGATGTAAATTAAGTGATTATAAGGTAagtaaagtttgaaaaaataaatattaaataaaaagatttaaatgtTAAGTACTtgttaattaagttaatttgataaaaaataaaaaatggagaaaGCAATACACATGCaatggattaattaattaattccatAATTTAAAGTTGTTCTTTTGGTgcattaatatattaaaaaaaatcttcttttttttattatctagtAGGAGacaaatactaaaaatatatttaccgATGTTAATactcaaattataataatacatattccTTCTATAGATGAAGACGTAATATAATTCAAAGGGATGAGATGGTATTagttattttcataaataaatatcgataaaaaataatataaaaaaattgtaatatgaGATTAAGGTGACCGATCGctcaatcaatttttaaaagctTAAATATTAGAGAGAATTGATCATCAATCTTAAAgaaattgattttcaaatatctcaaagTTTGAAATTTGAACAAGTTGACCTAACTTGGAGAAATTTGTCTAACTTTCATAATGTATTTACTATATTTAAATAGGTTCTGtgttaaattgaaaaatattataagttgaagtGGATACGGGATCAATccttaactataaataacaagtAACAAAAGTCTTAGATATGAAACAAAAATATCTCGAGTTTGATAACTCTTACTGAAAATTACATGGTTATAGTCCGATCATTTTTGCTTTACCCGGGAATAAAACCCAAtctcaaagaaaaaaatatataaaaacgtCTCATGTAGCAATGAAAACGATGCGAGAATGTGTGGGGAAAAAAATCCTAA from Impatiens glandulifera chromosome 5, dImpGla2.1, whole genome shotgun sequence includes:
- the LOC124940727 gene encoding polcalcin Che a 3-like, whose product is MGDTPEDKAERERIFKRFDANGDGQISSSELGDALKTLGSVAGDEVKRMMSEIDTDGDGFISFEEFTAFALANPVLIKDVSKSF